One Bacillus sp. SM2101 genomic window, ATTTTATATTATATTGAATGCAATCAGAAGGGGATATGAAATGGTATTACTTGGAACTGTAATTAATTGTGTGTCAATTGTTATTGGTACGTTATTTGGAATGTTCATGCAAAGAATTCCAGAAAGAGTGAAAACGACTGTTTTACAAGGGATTGGTTTATCCGTTTTCATATTAGGAATACAGATGGGACTCAAAAGTGAACAATTTATCCTTGTCATCTTAAGTTTAGCACTAGGAGGAATACTAGGTGAACTTTGGGGGATAGATGACAAATTAAATTTGTTAGGTAAATGGCTGGAAAATAAAATAGGGGCAAAGGATGAAGGTGCAGTTGCTAAAGGTTTTGTGACGGCAACATTAATATTCGTTATAGGGGCTATGGCGATTTTAGGTGCACTTGATAGTGGATTAAGAAACGATCACAATATACTATTTACTAAATCAATACTTGATGGATTTACTAGCTTTGTATTGGCTACAACATTAGGTGTTGGAGTAATTTTTTCTGCTATACCAGTGTTTATTTATCAAGGTTCATTAGCGATATTTGCTACTCAAATCGACAAATGGATACCACCAAAGTTGATGGAATTACTCATAATAGAAATCACTGCAACAGGTGGTATAATGATTATCGCTATAGGTCTAAATATGTTAGGGATAACAAAAATCCGGGTTGCAAACATGTTACCAAGTCTATTGGTTGTATCATTATTTGTGACAGTATTGTATTTTTGGCCAATTTTACCGTAAATAACTGAATCTTGTTGATAATTGTAACTACAAAACCATTCTTGCAACAATATAATAACAAGTTGGCTCTTTTCGTAAACTTTGTTGCTATAGTTCCTAAATTATAAGAAAAAGATGTCACTAAATTTTGTTTAATTATTAGTATGAAAAATAATAATCTATGCGAAAATAGCCAACAAGTTATTGATGACTGCACCATGTACATTTTTATTTAATATGGTGCAGTTTTTTTATATGAACTAGCGGAGGAACCTAGATGATAATTCTTTTAAACTATATTGGTTGTGTGCCTCATTAATGGCAGTTGCAATCGTTTTAGCCATACTCATGACAATATGTAATC contains:
- a CDS encoding DUF554 domain-containing protein translates to MVLLGTVINCVSIVIGTLFGMFMQRIPERVKTTVLQGIGLSVFILGIQMGLKSEQFILVILSLALGGILGELWGIDDKLNLLGKWLENKIGAKDEGAVAKGFVTATLIFVIGAMAILGALDSGLRNDHNILFTKSILDGFTSFVLATTLGVGVIFSAIPVFIYQGSLAIFATQIDKWIPPKLMELLIIEITATGGIMIIAIGLNMLGITKIRVANMLPSLLVVSLFVTVLYFWPILP